The sequence taagggtctgccttcggcttcgtggtgatcccacgatcctgggatcgaattcccCATGGACCCCTAGTTCAGCGGGGAGCGTGcgtctccctctacctgctgctctcctgcttgtgcgcggtctctctctctctctgacgaatggatagataatctttaaaaaaaaaaaaaaaaattagctccgCAAAAATCTAATCGAGATGGGGGAAAatactgatctctctctctctctccctctcttctctctctctctctctctctcgaaaaatactaatctctctctctgtctccctcttctctctctctctctcacacacacacacacaaacacacagtctAATATGTTTGGGGAGAATCAGCCCACTTGGGCCTTATAGAATAAATTATAGAGAGAACTGATGTTTGTTAATAACTAGGATAAAAATTTGCCAGGTTTTTGAAGGATGGTAGGAGTTAAAGAGGGAGTTTTGTGAACCGAATCTGAATTGATTTGAGTCTATTTAGTTAGGAGACCAGCCTTGTACAACTAAGGATTGATCAGAGTAGTAGCATGAAGTAAGGACTAACAGGAAGAGTGGGACCAGAATGTGAAGAAACAAATAGGATCAACTGAGGCTTGGGAAACTTTTGATTACGTTAGCTTTTAACTTTTAACAGGTACACAGGTAtacaaaaagaaatgtagaaattcCAGGTGAGTGCAGTTGGCTAGTAAGCGTTTGTCTCCCTCTGTAAAGCCCTGGAATtgtgcttggttttgttttaaatttatttctatgctGTGTAGTCAAAAGAGGATACTCTGatagtttttgcttttctgtatgtGACTCAGAATAAGTTTGGGAAATGAAATTGGATGTGttacctttatttatatttaacttagACTATATTGtgaataagcatttttttccctaagtatctttttaaaactaattctTCATTATCATAATATTTGTTTCACTTCTTAGGATTTGATTTCTTGAAGCATTTGTCCagtcagacatttaaaaatggcatCCAAACAAGAAATAATGAGTGACCAGCGGTTTAGGAGGGTTACAAAAGATCCAAGATTTTGGGAGATGCCAGAAAAGGACCGAAAAGTCAAAATTGACAAGAGATTTCGAGCAATGTTTCATGACAAAAGGTTCAAGTTGAATTATGCTGTGGATAAAAGAGGACGCCCTATCAACCACAGCACTACAGAGGACTTGAAACGTTTTTATGATCtttcagattctgattcagatCTATCTGATGAAGATGGTAAAGCATTGAAccaaaagaagatgaagaagaaaaaaccccAGACTAACAAAATAGAATCAAAAAGTATagttgaggagaaaaagaaagaaaccaagaaaattaaCCAGAAGGATTCTGGAGATAAAAATGATTTAGATAACTCTGACAAaatccagaaaatgaaaaagtcatgCAAACCTAAGAAGGTAGATTCAAAAACAATTCCCAAGAAAGACACAGACGAATTTacacaaaaaaggacaaaagagaaaaaaagcattattCAGCATAGTACAGACTCATGTCCCAAAGGAAAACTAAGCACAGGCGACTTGGGCCACTCTGAAATTGTGAAATCTCCCAAGGTCAAGCACTCTGAAGCAAGAAGAGAAATGCAGTCAGGTTGGTTGGAAAGAATTATAGGTtcttttatattacattatttgtttttagactgatttttttaaaaaggcatatatAGCATTTTCATAGTCTAATGGAAATGATCTAATGCTTATTTGGGAGCATAAagctgtgaaagaaaaaaaaatgccacataatgattattttttatttggtgcTATAATGGCTAGGAGAGAAAAACTTGAGACTAAGCAATGATTTTGATTTGTGGTAGGCACTAGTGAAAGTTATATTCTTCAACCAGATCAAGTGTTATATGTTGTCATGAATAGTAAGAGAAGGTGTGTGTGAAGAGGGCTAGTAGAGTTGTGTATTCATccatccttcattcattcaactactTTTAGTAACTAATATGTGGCAGGTAGAACGTGAGTAAGACATGGTTCCCCATCTTGGGGCTACTGCTAGCCTGTGCAAATTAGAAAAAGTTATGCCCTTTTGGATACATAGAACTCCTACTAGAGTTCACAGTTAGGTAAGGGACAGCATCTTTGAGTGAAGCGGTAGGTTTATTCCCCGTGAGTAGACACAGCACCTTTACAAGGTGCATAGCTAGTTGAGTGGATTTTATCTTATCTTGATTTCAGCCCTTCATAAGATCCTGTATTGCAAATAAAAGCCTGCTAAACTCTGCAGTGGCACCAGACAACTGTTTCAATATATAATCAACTTAAATTTTAATGGCATAGTTCACGTTCTATTTTCATACTAATCTGAAGTATAAAATTTGGACGAGCCACATTACAAGTGCTCACTTGCTGCATGTGGCTGCTGGCTATGTACGGGACACCACAGATCTAATGTAGAAGAAATTAgatctataatataatataaataacagtATGTGCCATAAAAAGTGTTTAGCAGAGGGCCATGGGAATTCAGAGGAAGAGGTCACTCTAAGGTATGGTAATCAGAGAAATTCTTAAGGGAAGTACCAATGGGTTTGGAAAAAGTAAATCAAGAGACCAGAGTACTCAATATAGAAAGGACTTTGAGCAAAGATGTGGTTGGATATGTTCAGAAGAGATCAGTATTCCCATTTAATTAGATAATAAGGTCTCTGAAGGGGTAAGTAGGTAATACAACTAGAGATCGTTGTTCGGAACTAAGAAACATCTGTTCTGGTTCATGCTTGCTTGTTTACTGAGCTTGTTAAAATTTGGTGTCACCTCCAGTAGCAAGAAATTTTGAGTGTTGGTTTTGCCTGTTGTTTATGTTGTTAACTGAAAATTGGTATTCAGATGAGCCAAAGCCTGGCCATGGTTACAAGATTCAAGGAAGATAGATATTgggaaaaagtcagagaaaactAGACAGGCTGAGATCACATTTGAAAGATAGGAGGTATTAGTTAGGTAGGGGATAGAATTCTAGACAGCAGGGACGAGGAGGTCAGAGTGGGATCTCATTCCTTTTGTAGTGGAACCAGGAGGCAGCAAACTGAGGTATAGGGAGAGGGATAGGAGTTTGGTTACTGAAATTGGAGAATAAGATCAAAATAGGAACAGCAGCAGGGTTTGTTTGATGCTGTTTGTGAGGTAAATTAGTCTAGCATCTTTCAAATTTCACTTGATTTAGGGCACTGGATTAATAAAACATATCCATACACTCATTTGGATTGATTTTACAGAAtctttttgcttatcttttttattgaaatttctcAGTAAACTTGAGAAATTAGGATAGATTAATCAGGAAACAAGGCTAAAGTGATTTATGTGAGGGTATACAGAGTTGGGCCTGCAGTTCACGTCTTCGAAAAATCTTTCTACTGCATCATGTTGCTTCTAGTCGTTTACATCCATTCCACAATCCAGAAAGGCATTATGTAATAAGTAGGGATAAATGACTTTATATGTACACCATCTTTTGTTCATTATTCATCAGTTACCAGCAACTACTGTGTGCagagaggtgttttttttgtttgttttttaagatgttatttatttgagagagagagagatcatgagcagggggaagtgggtagaaggagaagcagactccccactgagcagggagcccaatgtgggactccatcacaggaccgtgggatcatgacctgagccaaaggtaggtgccaacctactgagccacccaggcacccctgcagagAGCTTTTTAAATGCTACAAGGTAAAGGTGATGGAAAGAGTGCAATTTGGTATTTTGTGTTGTAAATGTTGATGCCTAGGACTTGCACTCCTAAGAACTTATTTTAAGTAAATGCTTGCACATTTGTGCAAAGAATGTGCAtcttagggctgcctgggtggctcagttgttaagcctctgccttcgtctcaggtcatgatcctggggtcctgggatccatcctggcactggctccctgctcagtgggaagcctgctactccctctcccactcccccagcttgtattccctctcaccgtctctctctttctgtcaagtaaataaataaaatctttaaaaaagaaaatttacaccttagcattgtttttaaaatttaaaaagtaatataaatcaTTAGGGACTTGATTAAATTGTGATATACCCAAACATGTTTAtgatatataaagattttatttgtttatttggcaaaAAGATAGAGTACAAgtagtcagagggagagggagaagcagactctccactgagcaaagagccctctgcggggctcgatcccaggtcgcagggatcatgacctgagctgaaggcagaggcttaactgattgagccacccaggcacccctcccttttccttttcctgagctCAATGCATTTTACATAGTTGATGATAAATATTTAGTCAATGAATGACTATTATAAGACTATaggaccaagaaaaaaataagttcaaatttCATTCCAAGTGTTaagcttttaatgttttttttcttttaattctgcaAGCAGAGCCTATAAGCAGAAACATTAAGTTCCAATTTAAAGGTGAATAAAATGTGCAAGGTACTGTATAATCAACATATTCACATACCCACAGCAGAATCATATGATTgcttttgaaatagaaaatgagtTTTTTCAGAGTTATGTGTATAAAAAAATCCAACTTAAGTAAAAATAGTCTTTTACTTTTCATATATCGCTAACCATAGTTAGTTACTAAGTTCAAGATTTAGCAGAAAACTTACTATTTTGCTCTGCGTATGTGATCGCATCCACAACACAACTTATATTCTTCCTGGATTTGAGGTCAAAATTAGTTGGATTCAATTTAATTGTGtctacattttcttaatttctccctccTTTAATCTTTTTTGCAGTGATTCCTCTAATAATGGCAAGAGACAGTGACGGTTATGAAAGCTCTGCAGGTGGTAAGATGGTTGACAAAGATGCTCTGGAGGAAGATTCAGAAAGTGCtagtgaaataggtgatgaggaaTCTGAAGATGGAATTACACGCACTGGTAGAGCTTCagctgatgatgatgatgatgatgaaaatgaaagtgatgaggaggaagatgaagatgAGGATAGTGACAATGATGATGAAAGTGACAGTGGCCCTGATCTTGCAAGGGGTAAAGGAAATATAGAAACTAGTTCtgaagatgaagaagatatggCAGATTTACTGCCAGAGGACTCTGGTTTTGAGCATGCTTGGAGAGAATTAGATAAAGATGCTCCTCGGGCTGATGAGGTGAACTTCTGAATAAGATTATTTGTGAAAAGCATAGTTAAAGTCACTTTTGTAGATGGTAGAATTGCTGTCATTAAACTGAGTTGGAAAACGTTTTTAGTAAATAATAATCTTAATGATTGTTCTGATTGAAACTTTTTGGTACAAAAAAACTTCTTGATATGGATTGTAGCTATATAAATAAGATGTTTGTCCAAGCAAATAGGGATtagttaaagaaataattaaaggtCACATgaaatttttgagattttattatgtgacagacagtgagagggaacacaagggaaaagggaagagggagagggaaaagcaggcttcctgctgagcaaggagcctgatggtgggacttgatcccaggaccctgggatcttgaacCAAAGGTAGACCCCTAATGActgacactcaggcaccccaggtcacatgaaatttttagaagatatttaCTGTAGCTGGTAGTTTATATTTCAGTTCCTACTGCACTGTTAGAAACACTTTAGGGTAATATACTCAATCTCCATACTAATGCACGGGTAGCAAAATAGCTTAACAAACTTGGGTGTTAAAAAGTAAACTGATTGGgatacccaggtggctcagttggttaagcttctgccttctgctcaagtcatgatcccagggtcctgtgattgggtcccatgtcgggctccctgcccagtgaggagcttgtttctccttctacctgccacttccctgcttgtactctctctctctggcaaatgaacaaatacataaagttaaaaaaaaaaaaaaagtcagctgatTATCAAGTTCTGATTCAAGAACAAAGAACTGAGTAAGAGAGAGTGCTTATCTATCTGTTGACATTTTTACCATTGTCTGACTCAGGCGAAGTTTAACATATTGAAACGACTTAGTAAATACTGTATTTTCAGATTTcagaatttgggggaaagaagacatttttttatatattttgcaagtGATGGGAATGATAGagattatgtaatatttaatttttctcatttcttaggTTACACGTCGATTAGCAGTTTGCAACATGGACTGGGACAGATTAAAGGCAAAAGATTTGCTAGCTCTGTTCAATTCATTTAAACCTAAAGGGGGTGTTATATTTTCTGTAAAGGtgagaattgatttcattttgaaatatttctaaacatttttaagtttaatctttttttaagtcatagttttccttttaaggaaaaataatctggCAGTCGTCTGGTATAGTTAGGCACAAAACTTGTAGAATAGATGCAAAAGttagaaaggaagagataaaattatTGCTCTCGATACGTTATACgattgtatgtattttaaaaatctaaagaatacAATTGAAAAGCTATTATAAGGCTCAATAAAGggacaagtaaaataaatattttttaaattgcattcttCAATTCTTAACCAATTAAGAATAATCTATTTTTGCTAGCAGCAGAAATGTAAAATTCTTGGGaattaccttaaatatatataatatatatgaagtaaACTATAACACtggataaatttgaaaaatttaagtaATTGTTGAGATACCCTATTTCTGGAGAGCAAGCCTAGTGATTAAGAATCTAGGTTTTTCAGTATGACAGACCCGCATTCAAATCTTGACCCTGATACATgccatgtgatcttgggcattttattaatttctcagaTGTGTTCTCTCACCTGACAAGCGGATGTAATAATAGTATTTCCTAGGGTAGTtgtaagaatgaaatgaaaagaagttcACATTAAGTATTTAGTTACAATCTCAGTTCAGATCAAAGAAAAAGGATACCAGTAATCATCTAGAAGAATAAATAAGTGAGAATGACTAATAAATTTTTAGGAAAACATACCAGTATAAAAGGATTTTCTCTGTGAGGTACAACATGTGAACATTTTATATTACTACAAGAGTTAACAGTTTggttaaaaatggaaagacaaattGATGGAATGAAATAGGTAAATAGAAAAATTCATATTATAATACAGGCCAAAGTAAGCTTGAATTGGGACAAATGAGTGAGTCTTTGTATAAAGAGCTTAGTTCAGATCTTCACCTCATCATAGTCCAAAATATACTCcagataaagtaagaaaaaaaaagttaaaccatagaaacagaataaaataggATTGTGTTTCTGTTAAATCTTGTGTTTCAGAAAATGCATGGTAAGAATTTCTAGACTTAGAAAAACAGAATCAGCAGATGCGACtacatatgtatttaaaactTCTACATCAAAACCTATTACCACTCAAATTAGTAAGGAAAACTCAAATCCCCtatttaataaatgcatattGCAGAGAACTCAGAAAAGCATGTATTGGTTAGCAAAAATATATTAAGCCCAGTAATGtcaaaataagacaaattaatacagttttattttttctcaaaagtaGCCAACATACAAAAATTATCAAATCCCAGTGAGggtgaattctttttcttttaccaagACCCTCTAAACTGTGTGGTAAGATTACTATcagttcttttctatttaaagtatttcttaaaagaaggcATTGGATAAATGATATGActtaagagagaaaacaaaattgtttttctttatgttttatatactTCCTTaatcatttttgtgtattttatgcCAACTATTTAACCTagtcatttgtgtgtgtgtgtgtgtgtgtgtgtgtgtgtgtgtgtgtttgtgtacgtACTTTAAGTTCCTTGAGCACTTAGagtcttcttttgcttttcttaatttttcatttggatcccaggaccatctTGTTCTAGTTGACATATGGAGGAGATAAATCTGTTTTTGTTCTCAAGCTCCATATCTGTTACTCTCTAgcgaaaattatttttaaggagatTCCTCAGGGTGTTTTAGCTTCCTGTAGTAGGTTTGGAAGTGAGTCATCCTTGCTGTTTTCATCGAGTTCGCTTGTAACTCTCAGAATTCCTGACCTTGACAGGTTTGGATGTTTTAAGATAAGGAAAGTATAAATTACATTGatcttattttttgtgtgtctagATATATCCTTCGGAGTTCGGAAAGGAGAGGATGAAGGAAGAGCAAGTTCAAGGACCAGTAGAGTTATTAAGTATTCCTGAAGATGCCCCTGAAAAGGATTGGTATTAaccttttacagaaaataaaactaaatctaAATTCATGTCACTAACTCAGAATTCTGGTCACTTTAATGGGATTAAAGTATATGTTGTGCCtgccttttataatttaaaacaagttGCAAGCAGATTAAAGTCTATCAGAAGTGGCACACTATTTCAACAACCTTTTGTGTGTATATTCATATTTCTATATTCACCAAAACAAttattgaaattttgaaaaacatttcatgatTAGACTGATTTAAGGTTCTCAACCTCTTTGCTCTTagtaagttttgcttttttcctggaATAAGTTTTTATCATCGTaatgtatagaaaaaaatttaaggtagTTTTTAAACCACTAGGTGGAGCTATTTGTGCACGTAATAAAAATGGTAGTTAAATAGATGAGTGGCAGAACAGCCAATGAAGACCCTCAAGGAGAATGTTGTAGTTCAATGAAATTAAACTTATAACCATTTAGACTTGAAAACACATAAATATGGAGTAAAAATTTTCAAGATTAGGAATTTCTTTGTACTTAGACCTAATGTTTTCCtatcatattttataatacagtGATCTTGTTCAGGAGTTTTACTTGAGAGACTATAGGTggtagcaaaacaaaaaagactattCAAGAATTAAAATTATGAGTAAGCATATGTGATTCTCACATGCTCCTTTTCTGGATACTAAGTTTCAATCAAAATATTATCAGAATAATAAATTGATCTTAAATATCTAATGCCTATAAAGGTAGAATTGAAGGAAAGATGGATTGGGATGAAGGCCAGGTTGTAATGTGTTTTTCTTGAAgtaatcacatttattttttaaaggaaggtagGTATTTGTGTTCCTGAATAAGTAAGCTTAATGAGTTTTCTACCTTTTAGGACTTCTAGAGAAAAATTGAGAGATTATCAATTCAAACGACTCAAATACTATTATGCAGTAGTAGACTGTGATTCTCCTGAAACAGCTGGTAAAATTTATGAGGATTGTGATGGCCTGGAATTCGAAAGTAGTTGTTCATTCATAGATTTAAGGTAATCCAGTATGTGTCTTGCCAATTTTATCTTGTGTCATAATATTATTGTAGGAAGTAGGATATTAGATTGGTAGTATTTTCTGTTGTTCCATATTGTAAGAGGATTTTTTTGCTTTAGGTGAACTCTGTCCTATGGAACATCACTCTCttaacaaagaaaactaaaatgagaaaattttaaagtgttgTGTGTGAGTTACTCCACATTTATATCCTAAATTTCCAATATATTGGCAATGTTTTTAGGATAATGGCTTATATGCAGTGATATTTCTTTGCAACCCTCTTTTAGAACTAGGAGCCAGGTGAATTAACTCTGAAAAAAGGCACCAAGGCGGGGCAAAGGCATTTCCTAATAAACTGGTTCCTCTAGAACTCTGCTAATATAGTAGTTACTAGTCATATCtatttagttaaaattttaaaaaattttaaatttatttatttgcttcatcACTAGACACATTTGAAGTACTTACTGGCCATATGTTGAACAGAGCTGATACAGGACATTGctatcatcacagaaagttccaTTGGATAGTGCTGCTCTAAATGCTCAGTGAAAGGATGGTGTTACTGGCTTTCTCTTCAGACTTGGGCATTATTTTCGCCCTATGTGCAGGTTTCACTGGCCCAAAGCTGAAAAACCTTAAATGGTGGTAAATGTCAGTTCTGAGGAAACGGGAATCTGAACTACTATAACATTTTTTCATTAGCCTAGTGTTTTTGAACTCAGTAAATCATTCTCCTGTGACACTTGGAGAAATCAGTTCTTTGTTTCCAGGTTTGTGAGAGGCTTtgttctaaaaatgaaatatttctgaaaaaaaaaatgcatcatttcATAGTCCCTGGCTTTCATATTTCAAAGGCATTTGGACtggtataaaaatacaaataaaagttttTGAATTGATAATTTAAGGTAAGATTTTAGTACATTGGCCTTTATAACAAGAAGGGCTTATCTCATCAGAcaagtgtttctttctcttcttttaacaATTTCAATAGGAGGTACTTGTTTTGAGTGTTTAAATAGTAGGTACCAAACATTTGTTAGAATGTCAAACTCCTTGGGTTTCGTGAATTCATGTTAACATGTTCTTTTCAGaatcattttgttctgtttcctttttggaATAAGGATAGAATAAGGATAGTTAGAATAAGCTCTGGCAGGCCTAGAAAATAAGATCAATGAGCATGGAAAAAAAATCGCattccctgttttattttgttaaacatAATATCAGAAAAGAAAGTTGAGTTTTCTGCTACCATCCAATTATCTAGAAACTTTGTTTCATCTCCCCCAAAATATAAATGCATGCATATtaataacacttaaaaatattgatttcagattttcttcttctagtcTTTGTAAAAGTATTGCTGGAGAAGGATATTTTGTAAACCTAATGAGCCTTAATTACCTGTTTCTTTCCCCTAGAATAATTTTTGGTGGATAATGGAGCATATGCCTTTTGTGTGTATGGAACCAAAATCTCCTTATATAAATTACAAAACCTAATATATTAACCATAGGGTTTTTCACCCTATGTTTTAGCCTGATGCCTAAGCATTGTCAGACAATTACAGTGGTTAATTTACGTCTAACAGCTAATTACTtgtgaaaataattacaaattatctttgaaagataagattttgaggattttttagTCATAAAGAATCAACCTTAAacgtttttcttattttcaatgaCACCTTATGTGTCTGATACTTTACATTTAGAACACTTATCTACTACTAATTCTATATGATATTCAGTATATCATATAGCAAATGAAGACTGTGCAGGAGTCTAGGTCTTTTTGAAACATGAGGGACCCATGTGCGTTTGCACCTGACTCATATTAACTGACTCCCAGCACAGGGCTTCTGCCCACAGATTTCACTCAAATTTAGTGGAATTAGAGATTCATAGTTCAtgaatttcagaaattttgtgCCAAGGTTATTTGTAACATAGTTTGCCCCATCTACATATGTGTTCTATAGAAACTTACGGTATGCATATATAAACTATAACTAATTAGAAGAGAACCTAAACTCTGGTTATCACTACAgcatatgtttaaataaatttattttttctttgcttcttaggTTTATACCAGATGATACTACTTTTGATGATGAGCCCAAGGACGTAGCCTCAGAAGTGGATTTAACAGCatataaaccaaaatatttcaCATCTGCTGCAATGGGAACATCAACGGTAtctct comes from Mustela nigripes isolate SB6536 chromosome 7, MUSNIG.SB6536, whole genome shotgun sequence and encodes:
- the ESF1 gene encoding ESF1 homolog, with translation MASKQEIMSDQRFRRVTKDPRFWEMPEKDRKVKIDKRFRAMFHDKRFKLNYAVDKRGRPINHSTTEDLKRFYDLSDSDSDLSDEDGKALNQKKMKKKKPQTNKIESKSIVEEKKKETKKINQKDSGDKNDLDNSDKIQKMKKSCKPKKVDSKTIPKKDTDEFTQKRTKEKKSIIQHSTDSCPKGKLSTGDLGHSEIVKSPKVKHSEARREMQSVIPLIMARDSDGYESSAGGKMVDKDALEEDSESASEIGDEESEDGITRTGRASADDDDDDENESDEEEDEDEDSDNDDESDSGPDLARGKGNIETSSEDEEDMADLLPEDSGFEHAWRELDKDAPRADEVTRRLAVCNMDWDRLKAKDLLALFNSFKPKGGVIFSVKIYPSEFGKERMKEEQVQGPVELLSIPEDAPEKDWTSREKLRDYQFKRLKYYYAVVDCDSPETAGKIYEDCDGLEFESSCSFIDLRFIPDDTTFDDEPKDVASEVDLTAYKPKYFTSAAMGTSTVEITWDETDHERITTLNRKFKKEELLDMDFQAYLASSSEDEEEIEEELQGDDKVSVEEEGKTKKSQKDDEEQIAKYRQLLQVIQEKEKKGKENDMEMEIKWVPGLKESAEEMVKNKLEGKDKLTPWEQFLEKKKEKKRLKKKQKALAEEASEDELPSDVDLNDPYFAEEMTKIDIKEKKKSAKSTKGGSSVEEAEIERQKAEMALLMMDEEEESKKHFNYNKIVEHQNLSKKKKKQLMKKNELLEDDFEVNVKDARFQAMYTSHLFNLDPSDPNFKKTKAMEKILEEKARQREQKEQELTQTIKKKESEIQKESQKKSIDPALSMLIKSVKNKTEQFQARKKQKIK